ACTTGCTAGAAGGATCCATTGTTACCTTCTAAATAATAATGACATTATTCTTTTAGGTGGTGACATGAATGCTGCACCAGAAGATATAGATGTGTATGATCATGTGAAGCTCGATGGATGTACTGGCTTCCATATTGAGGAGCGTAGTAAACTTAGGGAATTACTCAACCTTGGACTGTTTGATACATTTAGAATGAAATACCCAACTAAGCAGGAGTTTAGTTGGTGGGACTACAGAGGTGGTGGACTGCAGAGAAATGAAGGGATGAGGATAGACCACATTCTTGCTTCTGCTGAAGGTATGGATCATCTTTTAGATTGCTATATATTGAAAGAACTGCGTCACATAGCAAGGCCTTCTGATCATGTGCCAGTAGTGTGCGTTCTTAATGGATTCTGAGAAACGTGGCCAGAGTTACTTTTAGCATTGTCTGAGTGGATAATTGCTTGTTTTTCTCGCAGATTGAATAAATTAGGTTTCTCCACACTTTTTTATGGAGTTCTTAGGTTTGTTCTTATACGGAGCAAGCAGGCTGAACTTTTCTGTTATCAATGAGTGATTTTTGCTGTGTGAGTGGAAGCTCTCCATCTTTTAGGCATTTGCTAATACAGGATCGACCTCGCTACAGCAATGACCACTATTTTCTTGGGATTGTATTTTAAAAGTGCATCTGCACAACGTGAAACTGTAGTACCCGTAGTTATAACGTCATCAAGTAAGATGATAGATGCGTCCTTGATTCCAGCTTGGTTTCGTACTGTGAACGCATCCTGTAGACTTGTTTTTCGTTGATGTGTAGAAAGATTAAGTTGTGGTGGTGTGTTTTTTATTTTGTGGAGGACATCCAATCGTACTTTTACGTGTATCAACTTTGTCAGTTGCATAGCGATCAATGCTGATTGATTGTACTGTCTTTGAAACAATCTAATACGGTGTATCGGTACCGGTATGATAAAATCACACTTTTCGAGATCTTCTTTAAAATGCCGTAGGATCATTTTTGCCAAAGATTTTGTTATGAATGTTCCATCATGAAATTTGATTTTTTGCATGAACGCTGAAACATAAGCATTATAGACAAATACAGCTTTTGCTTCGTCAAACTTAGGTTTCGATGCAGCACATGTGATGCATAAATTGGAGGTCTTCATCTTCTTACCACAACAGTAACAGTGTAAGTGATCCTTCAAGAGATGAACTTCATTTCTACAAGGCTTGCACATACCATATTCTACTAGTTCTTCTTTACTGGAGCAGATTATGCAGCAATCCGGGAAGAGGAACGTAAGAAAGCTTTTAAAAGTGCATTTGATTAGTCTCACGGTTTTGCTAAAGCTATTTCGCTTGAAGATAAATCGTTGATTTTTGTATAGGTCGCTCAAGAGAACTAAAAACCGTTTTTCATAGTTCATGACAGTGATGCAAGCCTTTTAAAGTCCTCCTTTAGTATTCGAGGAATTAGTGTAAAGGAAGAGCTTATTTCGGCTGATTGCATTGAAAATGGTTTTACACATAAGTCACTTAGCTTGTATCTTTATTCGTGAAATACTGACGCTTCCAACTCTAATGCGGAGAGATGCATAAAATTCATCA
This genomic window from Neorickettsia risticii str. Illinois contains:
- a CDS encoding exodeoxyribonuclease III — protein: MNIHRMLKVATWNVNSIRQRAEAVSALLVSEDLDVLLLQELKCQESDFPLHVFHDLSYNVILKCQKGYNGVAIASRLPITKISDEIYMDGEARYVEGVISFFDKCIRLISVYVPNAQAAGSPRFEYKMQFHDALARRIHCYLLNNNDIILLGGDMNAAPEDIDVYDHVKLDGCTGFHIEERSKLRELLNLGLFDTFRMKYPTKQEFSWWDYRGGGLQRNEGMRIDHILASAEGMDHLLDCYILKELRHIARPSDHVPVVCVLNGF
- a CDS encoding ComF family protein; the encoded protein is MNYEKRFLVLLSDLYKNQRFIFKRNSFSKTVRLIKCTFKSFLTFLFPDCCIICSSKEELVEYGMCKPCRNEVHLLKDHLHCYCCGKKMKTSNLCITCAASKPKFDEAKAVFVYNAYVSAFMQKIKFHDGTFITKSLAKMILRHFKEDLEKCDFIIPVPIHRIRLFQRQYNQSALIAMQLTKLIHVKVRLDVLHKIKNTPPQLNLSTHQRKTSLQDAFTVRNQAGIKDASIILLDDVITTGTTVSRCADALLKYNPKKIVVIAVARSILY